Proteins encoded together in one Larus michahellis chromosome 4, bLarMic1.1, whole genome shotgun sequence window:
- the LOC141742144 gene encoding homeobox protein SIX4-like — MSSASPTDEITSSVEIKQENVMEILSEASKVPPDGAAAGALNPAPPPPPAAAPFPMEHAGSAAAGEEGAADQVLLHTELLARNHHAASSPSSSSSSSSSSSSSQTPLAFSPDHVACVCEALQQGGNLDRLARFLWSLPPSDLLRGNESLMKARALVAFHQGIYAELYSILESHNFDSSNHPLLQELWYKARYTEAERARGRPLGAVDKYRLRRKYPLPRTIWDGEETVYCFKEKSRNALKELYMQNRYPSPAAKRNLAKITGLSLTQVSNWFKNRRQRDRNPSETQSKSESDGNPSTEDESSKGQEDLSPHPLPSSSDGVTSLSLAGHMEPVYMQQLGNTKIALSSSGVLLNGNLVPASTSPVFLNGSSFLQGPNGVILNGLSVGASQTVTLSSPKTTSSVVSNGVSITDILSSSSEDVKDFKLVQASVPNTAAATFSPSNIPVSFPGLIPSSEVKRESIQTAASQDGGSVVTFTAPVQINQYGIVQIPNSGTNGQLLNGSIGFSSLQLPPVSVAASQGNVSVNPSTSDGGTFTTESSTVQQGKVFFSPLAPSAVVYTVPNSGQAVGSVKQEGLERSLVFSQLMPVSQNTQLNVNMSSENISSGGLQSLASSLVNVTPSHNFSLTPPTLLNAAELNSGISESQSMSSPVTSTSTVISISNTNYATLQNCSLITSQDLLSISTAQPALGEIVSTSGDRVSHPSAQVHQDFVREHRLVLQAVPDVKENFLPNSESKSTGNLMMLDSKSKYVMSNMVDTVCEELETDKKELAKLQTVQMDEDMQDL, encoded by the exons ATGTCTTCTGCCTCCCCCACGGACGAGATCACGAGCTCGGTGGAGATCAAGCAGGAAAATGTGATGGAAATCCTCTCTGAAGCCAGCAAGGTGCCCCCCGATGGGGCCGCGGCGGGAGCCCTCaaccccgcgccgccgccccctcccgccgctgccccgtTCCCCATGGAGCACGcaggctccgccgccgccggcgagGAGGGAGCCGCAGACCAGGTACTGCTCCACACGGAACTCCTGGCCAGGAATCACcatgctgcctcctctccctcttcctcctcctcttcttcttcttcctcctcctcctcgcagacCCCCCTGGCTTTCTCCCCGGATCACGTCGCCTGCGTCTGCGAGGCGCTGCAGCAAGGTGGGAACCTAGACCGCCTGGCCAGGTTCCTGTGGTCTTTGCCCCCGAGCGATCTGCTACGTGGCAACGAGAGCCTGATGAAAGCCCGGGCGCTGGTGGCTTTCCACCAGGGCATCTACGCCGAGCTCTACAGCATCCTGGAGAGCCACAACTTCGACTCCTCCAACCAcccgctgctgcaggagctctggtACAAGGCTCGCTACACCGAGGCGGAGCGAGCCCGGGGCAGACCCCTGGGGGCGGTGGACAAGTACAGGCTGCGGAGGAAATACCCTCTGCCCAGGACCATCTGGGACGGCGAGGAGACGGTCTACTGCTTCAAGGAGAAGTCCCGCAACGCGCTGAAGGAGCTCTACATGCAGAACCGGTACCCCTCGCCGGCCGCCAAGCGCAACCTGGCCAAGATCACCGGGCTGTCCCTCACCCAGGTTAGCAACTGGTTCAAGAACCGCAGGCAGCGGGACCGCAACCCTTCCGAGACCCAGTCCAAAAG TGAGTCAGATGGCAACCCTAGCACAGAAGATGAATCCAGTAAGGGGCAGGAGGATTTATCTCCCCATCCGCTCCCCAGCTCATCCGATGGCGTTACCAGCCTCAGCCTTGCCGGCCACATGGAGCCCGTCTACATGCAGCAGCTCGGAAACACTAAAATAGCATTGAGCTCATCTGGTGTCTTGTTGAACGGAAACCTCGTGCCTGCCAGTACCTCTCCCGTCTTTCTCAATGGTAGCTCTTTTCTTCAGGGACCCAACGGTGTCATTCTCAATGGACTCAGTGTGGGGGCTTCACAGACGGTTACCTTAAGTTCACCCAAAACCACATCAAGCGTTGTGAGCAACGGGGTGTCCATTACTGACATACTGTCGTCTTCATCAGAAGATGTAAAGGACTTCAAACTTGTTCAGGCTTCAGTCCCCAACACTGCAGCAGCCACCTTCAGCCCCAGCAACATCCCGGTCTCGTTCCCGGGATTGATACCAAGCTCAGAGGTGAAAAGGGAAAGCATACAAACTGCTGCTTCTCAAGATGGAGGCTCCGTAGTTACTTTTACTGCTCCTGTCCAAATAAACCAGTATGGCATTGTCCAGATCCCCAATTCAGGAACAAATGGCCAGCTGCTGAACGGAAGCATtggtttttcttctctgcagctgcctcctgTTTCAGTGGCAGCTTCACAAG GTAATGTTTCAGTAAACCCCAGCACATCTGATGGAGGAACTTTTACAACTGAGTCTTCAACAGTGCAGCAAGGAAAGGTTTTCTTCAGCCCCCTCGCTCCGAGTGCAGTCGTTTATACGGTTCCCAATTCAGGCCAGGCAGTAGGCTCTGTCAAGCAAGAAGGACTGGAAAGAAGCCTCGTGTTTTCTCAGTTGATGCCAGTCAGTCAGAACACACAACTAAATGTAAACATGTCTTCTGAAAATATATCCAGCGGAGGACTCCAGTCCCTGGCCTCCTCCTTAGTGAATGTAACGCCCTCGCATAATTTTTCCCTCACACCACCAACTCTTTTAAATGCTGCAGAACTGAACTCTGGTATCTCGGAGAGCCAGTCCATGTCGTCCCCCGTGACCAGTACCTCTACCGTGATATCTATCAGCAACACTAACTATGCAACCCTTCAGAACTGTTCCCTCATTACCAGTCAAGATCTATTGTCCATTTCTACAGCACAGCCTGCGCTTGGAGAAATAGTTTCTACAAGTGGAGaccgtgtcagccacccctctgcACAAGTACATCAAGATTTTGTCAGAGAGCACAGGTTAGTCCTGCAAGCTGTACCTGATGTCAAAGAGAATTTCTTACCTAATTCTGAGAGTAAGTCAACTGGCAATTTAATGATGCTGGATTCGAAATCCAAGTATGTTATGAGTAACATGGTTGACACGGTTTGTGAAGAACTGGAAACGGACAAAAAAGAACTTGCCAAACTGCAGACAGTTCAGATGGATGAAGATATGCAAgacttgtaa